From the Eschrichtius robustus isolate mEscRob2 chromosome 19, mEscRob2.pri, whole genome shotgun sequence genome, the window CTGCCGCCCAAGCCTCCCCCTGGAGTGGCAACCGCAGGACTGAGGAGCCCTGCACGGGGACGAAGGCCCACCCCAGGCAGAGGCTCCAAGGCACCCATGCCTCTAGTATTCTCCGTGCCTAGTGACTTCAGACAGGATCCCCTCCCACAGGCCCCGCTCCCACCTCCGACGGAATCCCCTCTCACTGATCTTGCTTTCCTCCCCGTCAGGACCCCTCCTCCGCCAGCTCCAGCCTTAGGCCCTGCTTCCCTCCTCAGCTCAGACAGGACTCCTCTCTCCCCACggaccctgcccctcccccaggattCTCCTCACAGACTCTGCTTCTCCCTCAGACAGGATTCCCACAAAAAGACCGTGTTTCTCTCGAATAGGATTCCTCCTCCAGGCCTAGCTTCCCCCATCTGACAGAATTCTCACCAGACACTCTACGTCCTTCCTCAGACGGGAACACCCTCCCCGCACGCAGACGCTGCTCCCCACTGAGGCAGGCTTCCCCTCCCTACAGATCCTGCCTCCGCCCACAGATGGATCGCCCCACGCAGACCCTGCTTCCCCCTCAGAATTTCCCCACTGTTGCGGTTCAGTCCGCCCGCTTGAAGAGCATCAAGGCCAGCGCAGTGGCGGGCTAAAAGATGGCAAGGGGCGCTTGCAGGGCCAGGCGGGATTTCAGTCTCGGTGTTCTGAGCCCCGTGGGATCTATTTAATTTAGTCAGGTTTCAGTGTTTCTCATGTTAAACAATAAAAAGGTTAAAACCCCAAAGTCAGCGTCCCGGTTTAGAAGAGTACTTCCTCCACGGGATGGGGACCCTTCGCCCCTCTCCCTGGGCCCAGCATCTTCCCGAGGTCTCGGCTCCCCCCCCCCTCTAGGGAACGCTTGTCGACGCAGCAACTGGAGACCTCCCCAGGAGGCCAAAGGGGCGGGGATCGAGGTGGAAGAACGGACTGCCGGGGTGCGTGCGGAGTAAGCGGCCTGGAGCAGTGACTACAATAACGGGCGCGAGCCCGGCCGGTGGACCAGGCTGCGGCGACGGCGACGCATAAACCCCGCCCCTGCCGCACGAGCGGCGCTGCGGGTGGtggaggcgggggtgggaggaGCCCGCTCAGGCGCGTGCGTACTCATGGCCTCCCCCGCCGCggcccgccccggccccgcccccgggcgCGAGGCGCCCAGTGCGCGTGCGCGACGGCGTCGGCGCCAGTTATTTCTGTCCCGCCCCCCAACCGCGGCTCTTTCTGCGAGCGGGCGCGCGGTCGAGCGGTTGTGTGCGTGCCGCGTGGCGCTGGTCTCGGTCGCCGCTGAGAAGGAAGcgcgggcggcggcggaggcAGGAGAGCGGGCAGCGGCCGGCCGGGCCTCGGCAGCGCCCCGCGCGCAGTGGGCGGCGACCTAGGCGGCGCGTGGTGGCGCTAGGCCTCGCGGCGGCAGCGGCCCAGCCGTTGGCGGCGAGCGCGTCTGCGCCTGCGCGGCGGGCCCCGCGCCCCTCCTCCCCCCGTGGGCGCCCCCGGCGGCGTGTGAATGGCGGCctcggcggcggcggcctcagcggcggcggcggccgcctcCGGCAGCCCGGGCCCGGGCGAGGGCTCGGCGGGCGCCGAGAAGCGCGCCGCCGCCTCCTCGGCCACGGCCTCGGCTTCGGCCTCGGCGGCGGCGTCCGCATCGGCGTCGTCGCCCGCGGGGGGCGGCGGCGAGGCGCTGGAACTGCTGGAGCACTGCGGCGTGTGCCGGGAGCGCCTGCGGCCCGAGAGGGAACCGCGCCTGCTACCCTGCCTGCACTCGGCCTGCAGCGCCTGCCTCGGGCCCGCGGCGCCTGCCGCCGCCAACAGCTCGGGGGACGGAGGTGCGGCGGGCGACAGCGCTGGTGAGTGCGGTGGGGCCGGGGgcggcccctcccccacctcgcAGCCTTTGATCCCGACGAGGCTCGGGGGCTGGGGGTCTGTTCCCAGCGTGACGAGGGCGGGGGTCGCCTGGGCGAGAGGATGGGGACCCGAAGAGTGGCCGGAACGGGTGTGGGCAGTGGGCTGTGGGCCGGGCACTGAGATGGGGCGACTGTTTAAAGTTCGGTAAAAGAAGGGTTTGGTTCTTTCTCCAGGAGGGGAGGGTCGGATCGGATCGGCTCGGCAGGGGATGGAGGTTGGGGCCCAGTGGGGGGGGTTGCGCTCACCATGCGATGGTGTTGTTTCTTCGTGTTCTTCGTAGTGGTGGACTGTCCCGTATGTAAGCAGCAGTGTTTCTCCAAAGATATTGTGGAGAATTACTTCATGCGCGACAGTGGCAGCAAGGCTGCCACCGATTCCCAGGATGCGAATCAGGTATGTCTTGCCCAAGCAACCCCCAGGAGGTCTCTGGCCATGAGTAGGGGTCATTAGCCCAGAGTGTGGTGCCAGCTCCAGGCTTTACTCTCCCCGTAGTGGAAGGCTTAGGGCAGGTTGTCTAGGCTAAGTAAAGACCCCACCTTTTTTCATGTCGTATTTCTGGTTGTAAGTGCAGATCTGTTTGGTGGTTGTGTCTCTTCTGACTCTCCCTTTGCCCAGCAGTGCTGCACTAGCTGTGAGGATAACGCCCCAGCCACCAGCTACTGTGTGGAGTGCTCTGAGCCGCTGTGTGAGACGTGCGTAGAGGCGCACCAGCGGGTGAAGTACACCAAGGACCACACTGTGCGTTCCACTGGTATGCAGCGTGCAGGGGCTGCCCTGGCCGTTCTCCTGTACATGCCTTCAGTTGCTTACGATGGTAGTTGCAGATGGGGGAAGGGTCTCAGGGAGTTTCTCTACGGGGTACCAACTGAAGGGCCTGAGGGCAGAACTCAAAAAGGGGGAGGCGGGGCTCTGGTGGGCAGTCTCTGCAGGTTCAGTGGCAGGGGAAAGGACACAGGCAGGGAGCGGGGGGGAGTTCACAGGGGATCTCATGGTGCCGCAGGGGGCGTATAGAGAGCTTGAGGAAGCTCATCAGGGAACCCTCCTAGGCAGGGGATAGGCCTCCAGTGGTAGAGAGATCGGCATGTATGGATAGGGAAATGCAGGGTGTATGGGGAATGATGTGAGGGACCTCCTGGACCAGAGGTTCCCTGGCCCCTGTTTTAAGCCTCTGTAGGGGAAAGTGAGGTCTTTGGGCCTTGTGTCTTAAACAAGCTGGTAGGGTTATCAGACTATCACTGACCAGTGAGTGCTGGAAGTGTTCTTATCATTGGTCACAGATATTTCACAGCCTAGCTTGGTATTTCCAGACTCTTCTGTGAATGTGCTGGAAGTGCTATGGAGAGGGGCTTGTGCTTGGTTTTTGGCCCAGAACTCCCCATGAGTGGCGTTTTGGTAGTCACGCTGTGGCTCCGCCAGCCCAGAGGACAGTTTTGGTGGGAAAACTTGGGTGGAGGTGGTTCCTGTGGGGCATGAGGAGCCAGGAGAGAAGGGCAGGGGTCTCAAGGGGGTCCTGGGTTCCAGGCAAAGGTCAGGGTGCAAGAGGAGGCAACATTTagaggagctgaggctcggcttatTTGTATCTAGATGTTCCTTTGTCTCACGCTGGGCTGGTGTAGTAACGAGACCTGACAGGGATCGGGGAGGAGAGAACGATGGATGTTCCCGGTTTTCTAGTGGCAACAGCCTCTGGGGAGGAGTGGGGGGTCACCGTGGTGTATTAGTCTTTGGGGGGTGTTGCTCTGAGCAGTAGAACCCTTTTCCCAGCACAGGGGCCTGACACCTCTCTGAGGGTCCTGGTCTGATACTGCATCTCTCCAGCCTGAGAAGGCTTTGCAGGTTCCCCCGTGGGTTGTTAAGACGGTGTGGTCTCCTTTTATCAGAGAAGAGGGGAGGTCACCAGGCATGGCTTATGAGGAAAATGTGCCTGACGGCCCCTTTAAGCCCTGATTTGCTTTTTGTCTGAGCCGGAAAGCAAATGTTGTGTGTGCTGGGATGCCACAGTAGCCAGAATCTTCTCCCCTGCTGGACAGAATCTTCTGTGAGTGGAGGAGAAAGGGAGCCCAGTggcgggtgggggcaggggtTCAGAAGTGGAGGAGCTTTCTTAGAGAGTGTTCACCTGGAGGAAGTTTCAGTAGAGGGAACAGCGGGGAGGTCTCTCCTGGCACAGGCCGTCAGTCTTAACGCTTTAAGTTGTCACTTCCAGAAGCTGAAAGGAGAGGGGTGTGGTTCTCTTGGTCAGGCTGAGGGCAGAGGGTTTTGAGAGCAAGGGTCTCGGCTCTTCCCTGTCCGCTGCTGTAGGCCCTCTGGGTTCTTCCGGCAGATAGCCCAGGGTTGCAGGACAGGCAGGAAGTGAGGCCCCGATCTCTGTCTGCTCCTCGAGTTGGAGATGGTGAGGATGAGCTCCCGCTTCATAGATCCCATTCCCCAGGACCAGCCAAGTCGAGGGACGGTGAGCGCACGGTGTATTGCAACGTGCACAAGCACGAGCCCCTTGTGCTGTTTTGCGAGAGTTGCGACACCCTCACCTGCCGGGACTGCCAGCTCAACGCCCACAAGGACCACCAGTGAGTCCTGAGGCTTGGTGGGTGGGTGCTGCCTGTTCCCGTGCTGGGCGCCCGGGCCCACCTCTATCTGCCCTCAGGTACCAGTTCCTGGAGGACGCTGTGAGGAACCAGCGCAAGCTCCTGGCCTCACTGGTGAAGCGCCTCGGGGACAAGCACGCGACATTGCAGAAGAACACCAAGGAGGTTCGCAGCTCGTAAGTGTGGATGCCCGTGCTGTgccggggcagggtggggggcagtggcCCCGGGTGAGCACCTGCCTGAGTGGCCCTCACCTCACCCACTCTGCCACCCAGGATCCGCCAAGTGTCTGACGTACAGAAGCGCGTGCAGGTGGACGTTAAGATGGCCATCCTGCAGATCATGAAGGAACTGAACAAGCGGGGCCGTGTGCTGGTTAACGACGCCCAGGTACCACCTGCGTGGTCCTTCTCTGTTGGCAGCTCACTCTGCCTCTAGTGGAATCGTCCTGGGGTTCGGCGCCCTCTGCTGGCTGCTGATGCCTCCCTGGGTGGGGAGAGGTTCTAGGGCTCTCTGTCCTCCCTGACGCCATCTGCCCTCCACCTGCAGAAGGTGACTGAGGGGCAGCAGGAGCGCCTGGAGCGCCAGCACTGGACCATGACCAAGATCCAGAAGCACCAGGAGCACATCCTGCGCTTTGCCTCATGGGCTCTGGAAAGCGACAACAACACTGCGCTGCTACTCTCCAAGAAGCTGGTGTGTGCTGGTGGGCACCCAGGTGGTGGGTTCCAGGTAGGCGCCTCCCAAGACCCTGGAGCCCTGTTCACTGCCCGTGTGCTCACGTACCGCCCACCCCCAGATCTACTTCCAGCTGCACCGGGCCCTCAAGATGATCGTGGACCCCGTGGAGCCCCACGGTGAGATGAAGTTCCAGTGGGACCTCAATGCCTGGACCAAGAGCGCGGAGGCCTTTGgtgggtttttgtctttctcttgctgCACCCTGCCATCCCAGGCACTGCACTTTCTTGTactgttttacttctttactGCAGGCAAGATCGTGGCAGAACGTCCAGGCACCAACTCCACAGGCCCTGCACCCATGGCCCCTCCTCGGGCTCCAGGGCctttgagcaagcagggctctggcAGTAGCCAGGTGAGCCAGGGAGGGGACCATAGTGGGAGGAAAGAGGCACGGGGTCCTATGGgatgcctgtccactgaggtccACTTGCTCTGCCCACAGCCCATGGAGGTGCAGGAAGGCTATGGCTTCGGGTCAGGTGAGTGATTCTGCCCCCGCAGTAGGTGGGAGAGCTGTGGTGCCCTATGTCCACCCCAACCTGTTTTCTGTGTTCCGAGCAGATGACCCTTACTCGAGTGCAGAGCCCCATGTGTCAGGGGTGAAGCGGTGAGTGTGGCTGCCCTTTGGTGGTTATAGGGACAGGGTGGCCGTAGGGGCGGGGCGCTCACACCAAGCCACGCCCACAGGTCCCGCTCAAGTGATGGCGAGGTGAGTGGCCTCATGCGTAAGGTGCCACGGGTGAGCCTCGAACGCCTGGACTTGGATCTCACGGCTGACAGCCAGCCCCCAGTCTTCAAGGTCTTCCCAGGCAGCACCACTGAGGATTACAACCTCATCGTCATTGAGCGAGGTGCTGCAGCTGTTGCTGCTGGACAGCCTGGGACTGCGCCCCCCGGGGCCCCTGGCGCCCCGCCCCTGCCTGGCATGGCCATCGTCAAGGTGAGCCTGCCCAAGTGACTGTGGCTGGGAAATGAAGATCTACTGCCCAGGCCGGCACCCCACTGAACACCCCTCACCTCCTCGCAggaggaagaaacagaggctgCCATTGGAGCCCCGCCTGCTGCCACTGAGGGCCCCGAGACCAAACCTGTGTTGATGGCCCTGGCGGAGGGCCCCGGCGCTGAGGGCCCCCGCCTGGCTTCACCCAGTGGCAGCACCAGCTCAGGCCTGGAGGTGGTGGCTCCAGAGGGCACCTCAGCCCCAGCTGGTGGCCCAGGTGCCCTGGATGACAGTGCCACCATCTGCCGTGTCTGCCAGAAGCCAGGTGACCTGGTCATGTGCAACCAGTGCGAATTCTGCTTCCACCTGGACTGCCACCTGCCTGCCCTGCAGGATGTGCCAGGGTGCGAGGCTGTGCGGGGTCTGTGGGGCGGAGGGCTGGGCCAGGTCCCGTGCAGCCCCTCACGGTCTGTTCCCTCCAGGGAGGAGTGGAGCTGCTCTCTCTGCCACGTGCTACCTGACCTGAAGGAGGAGGATGGCAGCCTAAACCTGGACGGGGGTGACAGCACTGGTGTGGTGGCCAAGCTCTCGCCAGCCAACCAGCAGGTGAGGGTGGGGCCCACTCCCTTGGTTTGGCCAGCAGCACCCCAAGTCCCCTATGACTCTGACGTTCACGTAATGCCTGCAGAAGTGTGAGCGCGTCCTGCTGGCCCTCTTCTGCCATGAGCCCTGCCGGCCCCTGCACCAGCTGGCTACTGACTCCACCTTCTCCCTGGTGAGTTCTGGGacttgggagggtgggaggtgcaGGGGCTGTTTGGCCTCACCTTCAGCCTGTGGCCTCTGCTTGAAGGATCAGCCCGGCGGCACCCTGGACTTGACGCTGATTCGAGCCCGTCTGCAGGAGAAGTTGTCACCCCCCTACAGCTCCCCCCAGGAGTTTGCCCAGGATGTGGGCCGCATGTTCAAGCAGTTCAACAAGCTGACAGAGGTGAGCcggttggggtggggatgggttggggaggggaggctgggggaggctgggggcagaGAGGTGGGCGACCTGGGGCCCATCCACTGTAATTTGCCCGGCAGGACAAGGCCGACGTGCAGTCCATCATTGGCCTGCAGCGCTTCTTTGAGACTCGCATGAATGAAGCCTTTGGTGACACCAAGTTCTCTGCTGTTCTGGTGGAGCCCCCGCCGCTGAGCCTGCCTGGTGCTGCCCTGAGCGCCCAGGACCTGTCCAGTGGCCCTGGTGATGGCCCCTGAGGCTGGGCGGCCCCCGAGCCGCTCCAACCTGGCTCTGTTCTGTCCTGTCACCCCTCTTCTAagctctcctcttctccctccggTGGCCTGGTTCCCACTCCTTGGTGGCCCATACCCCAGCCCCTCACAATATGGTTTTTACTTCTGTGGATTTAATAAAAACTTCACCCGTTACTCAGGCCTTAGTTGGTGGGGGCAGTGGTTCTGGGGGCCTGGTCTCTGGCTGTTATCGATCCCTCACCAAACCCTGTTGGGCCAGATGGGGGTGGGGCACTGGTCTCCGGCCCCCCGGGTGTCCAGGGAGTGGGGAGCAGCGTCCCTCCTGGGTCCTTTGCGATCTGGGGAGTGTCTGGTGGGTAGGAGGGTCACCCGGTAGGTAGGCGGACCCAGGCTACGCTGTGGGCAGGCAGGGTGAACCCCCAGGTAGGTGCTGCATGGCAGCTCATTCTCCCTGAGAGCTTCTGGAGTGGCTTGGAACCGTTTCTCACAAGCAGCTCGTCACAGTGAGCTGGGTGGGCTGGGCTAAGCGGAGTTGGGCACTGTGTCCCTGGGGGACAGGCCTGGGCTGCTGGGGTGCTACCGGGATGTCTGGGGAGCCGGCCTTCCTGGGGGTGCTGGGCCAGTGTTCGCTGCTCATCTTCACGTCCCAAGCCCTGAAGACGGGGGTGGGCTTGGTCTGTCCACTCCCGCCAAAACGAGAAAACAGCTCCAGCCCTCTGTCTCATACCCCAACTAATCTGGCACTCGTTACCAAGCCCTGCCTGAGCAACTCCTGTCAGCCACGTCGCCGGACTCCCTAACCCAGCCTGGCTCACATCAGGCCACTCACACAGGCCCAAGACTAGTGGCCAACTTTTATTGCAGAAGGTACAATGAAAATGCTGGGCCCTCCGCTGGCTCCCTAGGGTGGCACGGGGCGGGGGGTGCAGTCAGTCCCTTCGAAGGTTCTTGAGCCGCTCCTCCAGGTCTGCATCTGCATCGACTAGGGCGGAGGCGGCAGCCTCTGCTTTCTTCCCACTGGCAGCCACACTGAGGGAGCCTCCGGTGGACGGGAGGTCTGCAGAGAAGGGGGGTTAGGAAGAGAGCCCCTGCGGAAAGGAGTAatgctgggagagggagggtctGCGCGGTGGCCGAGCTGCGCGCAGGACAGGGCCCAGGGTCTGGACACTCACTTGACAGCTCGTCCGTCAGGCTCAACCCCAGCTCGTCCAGGACCTGGGCTACAACAGCGTCACTACGTAGAAAAAAGAGGACTATGAGGGCCAGGTGACCGGAGGGCCAGGCATCcgtccccacccccctgcctccTGTCTCCAAACCTCTCCTCTTCATCGTCCTCGTCACCCATGGCATCATCAATGGCATCGTTCATCATCTCCTCCTTCATGTCCATAATCTCCGCCTGCCGCTCAAACTCCATCATGATCTTCTGGATCTGGGGCAACTTCAGCTGGAAGTGGGAGGAGGGTGAGTCTGGCCCCTGAGGTTAGCAGGGGTAGGGAGGGGGATCGGGAGAGGCGCACCTGTCTGTTCATGGTGCCCATGGCCTTGGTGACGCCCTTCATGGCTTGTGCCATTGAGTTGTTAGACTTGAGTGTCTGGATCTTGAGGGACACAGCCTGGATGTTGGCCCGCATCAACACAAACTTTCGCACGTACCGCCTTGTGCGCACCAGGTCTCTTGCCATGATACGCACAGCgtcctgagaagtggacagagatGGCAGGGAGCCAGCCTTGGGAGTGTGCCCACTGCCACTCCACCATGCCCACTGAGGCGTTCAGGGGCCCCTATGTGCCTGCTCCCAGCGGTGACTGTTCCCTCGCCCTCAGGCCTCTTGGGTCACCACTGCAGACTCCTCCTCAGGCTTCTCACCTCGGATCCAGAAATGAGAGGAAGAAAGGTGGGGCCGCCCTTCAGGGGTCCTTTTCTCTCCGTGTCTATAGAGTCAACGCCCATTCCTGAATTCCCCTCCTGGCCAAAGAATGTGTGTCTCCCTCCGCCTCACACAGGCCCTCACCTCAAGAACAGAATCCTgattcacacacaaacacatccaaACCTCACCTTTTCACTTCCTCCCCAGAGCTCTTCCTTGCTTTGCCCATCCCAGGAAATGGCACCTGCTCAACCCAGCTGCTCAGGCCAAAACTCTGTCACCCATCAAAGGTGCTGCTCCCCAGCGGTTCAGGCTGTGCCCATCTCTGCTCACCGGCCCCCAGGGCCAGTGCATCCCATGCCACGTGGGCTCCCACTGTGGCCCACGATTCCAAGTGGTCTGGCCCACATCCACTCCTCTGAGCTCACCCATCACTCCCTCATGGAGCATCTGCTGTTCTACCTGACACACTTGCCACTTGGATCTTCACGGGCTCACTCTCCGTTACTCAACGTTCGCCTCTGATACCACCTCCACAGAGGCAGCCTTTTGGACCCTGAAACTAGGGAAAGCCCCACTCAACCCTGCATTTCCCTAGAAGCACCTCCCTGTTGGTGCTCAGCCTGTCCAGTTTGCTGCAGCTCCGGTGTCTGAACAAGCAACAGCACTGGCCCTGTGTCCCAGGCTGTGCCAAATCGAGCTTACCATTTGGCCCTGCTTGGCCATTTTCTTGATGTCTGCAATGATTTTCTTCTCCTGGGTCTCTAGCTTCTGTCGCTCACGGTCCAGCTCTCGCATGGCGCGGTTCAGGGCGCGCTGGTTCTGCCGCAGCAGCTCCTCCGGCGTCTTCCGGCGCCCAAACAGCAGGTCCATGGCCGCAGGAGCCCACCGGTAGGACTGGGGCAAGTGTGAAGCCTTACTGCAGAGTGGTGTGAGGCCCGAAACGAGGGCATGAGGCAGAGCTGGGGTCACACTGTGTATGGGCAGGGACAGATGGGGGCTCCCAAAATGGAAAGGGCTGAGCAGGGAGAAAAGGCGTGAATGGAAGGCCAAAAGAGTGGAGTCTGGAACTTGGGTAGCCCCAGGGACGTGAGTCGGGACAACGTGCCCACCCCAACCCCTCCTCCATCACAGTGCCCCCACAGAGGTTCAAGGCTTCCACCTCCTCCTGCAGACCCTGCGATGAGGCCCTAGCGTGTGCGGTGGAGATGAGACTGAGAGACTGAGACTGGAGATGGCCGTGGGTGGGCGGACGGGGGGTAGGGGGCACTTGGAACCCTGAGCGCCAAGGACAGGGCACTTGAGAGGGTCCCTGACAGGAGGAGGTGGAGGCCGCGAGTGCTAGAAACagggtggatgggggaggggggcctcTGAAGCTGACAGCGTATGGATGGAATTCGGTTTGGGGCGGGGGTCCTAAACGCTGAGGGAATCTGGGTGCGGAGAATAAGGTTGGGGGGCGTTGCGGACTCCTGTACAGAGGGAGGGATGCTAAGTGTTGGGGTGCCTTGTTCAGGCAGGAAAGCCTGTGGGACCATTCGGGGTGTTGAGCACCGAAGGCAAGACAGCATGGGGTCCCCTGATGATAAGGCCGGGTCCCAGGGAGGGGCGAGGCCCTCGTACGCCGCCGCCCACGCGCCCACCCAGGGCCCGCGCCCCAGTAGGGGCCACTCACCGGAGTTGCGACAGGGACTCGCTTCCGTTTCCGGGTCACGCTCTTCTCGCTGGGAGCCCCGGAGCGCCCACCAACGACAGCCCCTCGGTTCTGTCGCCTCGGCGGTCGCCGCCGTTTCCGGATTAAACCACCCGACGTCACACGTCCCGCCGGCGCCCGGAATGCT encodes:
- the CHMP2A gene encoding charged multivesicular body protein 2a isoform X1 — its product is MRLGPAWSPARAHARSCPRPAFRAPAGRVTSGGLIRKRRRPPRRQNRGAVVGGRSGAPSEKSVTRKRKRVPVATPSYRWAPAAMDLLFGRRKTPEELLRQNQRALNRAMRELDRERQKLETQEKKIIADIKKMAKQGQMDAVRIMARDLVRTRRYVRKFVLMRANIQAVSLKIQTLKSNNSMAQAMKGVTKAMGTMNRQLKLPQIQKIMMEFERQAEIMDMKEEMMNDAIDDAMGDEDDEEESDAVVAQVLDELGLSLTDELSNLPSTGGSLSVAASGKKAEAAASALVDADADLEERLKNLRRD
- the TRIM28 gene encoding transcription intermediary factor 1-beta — its product is MAASAAAASAAAAAASGSPGPGEGSAGAEKRAAASSATASASASAAASASASSPAGGGGEALELLEHCGVCRERLRPEREPRLLPCLHSACSACLGPAAPAAANSSGDGGAAGDSAVVDCPVCKQQCFSKDIVENYFMRDSGSKAATDSQDANQCCTSCEDNAPATSYCVECSEPLCETCVEAHQRVKYTKDHTVRSTGPAKSRDGERTVYCNVHKHEPLVLFCESCDTLTCRDCQLNAHKDHQYQFLEDAVRNQRKLLASLVKRLGDKHATLQKNTKEVRSSIRQVSDVQKRVQVDVKMAILQIMKELNKRGRVLVNDAQKVTEGQQERLERQHWTMTKIQKHQEHILRFASWALESDNNTALLLSKKLIYFQLHRALKMIVDPVEPHGEMKFQWDLNAWTKSAEAFGKIVAERPGTNSTGPAPMAPPRAPGPLSKQGSGSSQPMEVQEGYGFGSDDPYSSAEPHVSGVKRSRSSDGEVSGLMRKVPRVSLERLDLDLTADSQPPVFKVFPGSTTEDYNLIVIERGAAAVAAGQPGTAPPGAPGAPPLPGMAIVKEEETEAAIGAPPAATEGPETKPVLMALAEGPGAEGPRLASPSGSTSSGLEVVAPEGTSAPAGGPGALDDSATICRVCQKPGDLVMCNQCEFCFHLDCHLPALQDVPGEEWSCSLCHVLPDLKEEDGSLNLDGGDSTGVVAKLSPANQQKCERVLLALFCHEPCRPLHQLATDSTFSLDQPGGTLDLTLIRARLQEKLSPPYSSPQEFAQDVGRMFKQFNKLTEDKADVQSIIGLQRFFETRMNEAFGDTKFSAVLVEPPPLSLPGAALSAQDLSSGPGDGP
- the CHMP2A gene encoding charged multivesicular body protein 2a isoform X2; the protein is MDLLFGRRKTPEELLRQNQRALNRAMRELDRERQKLETQEKKIIADIKKMAKQGQMDAVRIMARDLVRTRRYVRKFVLMRANIQAVSLKIQTLKSNNSMAQAMKGVTKAMGTMNRQLKLPQIQKIMMEFERQAEIMDMKEEMMNDAIDDAMGDEDDEEESDAVVAQVLDELGLSLTDELSNLPSTGGSLSVAASGKKAEAAASALVDADADLEERLKNLRRD